GCCTTGACGGGAGAGTCCAAGCTGCAATGTTTTTGCCGTATCATCAGCCAAATGGATGCTACAGTTGCAAAAATAAATGCCACCGTCAGTACGATCTCGGAACGGGGAATGTGTACGAAAGCAGCCAAAACGGCAATGAGCATAGAAACAGTAAACATCACTTCATTTTCGATTGTGCCGGTTGCGCGGTATATTTCATACACCGAAAAGGCGCAAAGGATGGCGGTAGCCACCAAAATGACCGCCGGTATGTAAGAATAGAATAGGATTAAGTAAACGGCGGCTGTTATAAACGCACCGGTTATCGTTCGCTTGAGTATGGTTGTGACCCCTCGTAATAAAACTACTGTATTATTTATCTTTTATACTATCGAGCAACATATTCCGTATTTCTGCGCCGATCGTATGTGTGGTTCCGTTTTCCACATCGCTTGCAGGAATCACCTGCACGATGTCCAAATATACATCGGAATGCCGGCGTAGGACATTCTTATGGATCTGTTCCGTTCCCCTGATGGACATAACGACAATCGGTGTGCCGGCCTTTTTGGCAATGTGGAAAACACCGTCGTGAAACGGGAGCAATTCTCCGGTTTTGCTTCGGGTGCCCTCCGGATATACACCGATAGAGACCTCGCCGCTCTGAAGCAGATCAGAAGCTTTATTGATCGTCCTCAATGCCTTTCGCGGGTTCTCCCGGTCGATCGGCATAAAGCAGCATTTCCGAATAATTCGTCCGAAAAACGGAATCTTAAAATTCTCGCCTTTTGAGATAAACGCAATATCCCACGGTTTCAGCACAAGCCACTCAATGATCGGGTCAAAATTGGAGCGATGGTTTCCGACAAACATCAGCTTTTGATTCTTAGGTATCTTCTCCAGTCCGCTTGTATATACTCTGATTCGCAGCACCTTCAAAGCAGCGGCAGAAGCGCTGTAAGCAGTGTGCGGTAAAAACGGCTGTTTTTCTCATATTCTTTTTTCGGATCGACGCATAGGCTGCAAATTGCAAGGAAGCAAATATAGAGCAGCAGGACGGCGAGAATGCCAAGCAGTATGTAAACAACAACCATTTTATCCCTCCTTGGATCTGTGGTTTGCTGATTCAGTTCGTGCGGAACAGATTCAGGTAAAACCGTATGTACAGCGTAAGGGACATAAGCATAACGCAAATGCAAATTCCGATCAGAACATTTGCCACCGTTTCCGATATACTCGGGAACAAGATAAGGCACGTCATAACCAGATACAGAACCACGGTGTTGAGCTTGCCATACCATTTTGCGCTGTTAACAACATCTTTCTTTTGAATTGCCATATACCCGAGCACGGCCATAATGATCTCCTTGACCACAAAGAGAACAATCAATCCGCGCATCCAGCGATATTTCACCGTCAAGCAGAGGATCACCGTAGCCTGCGTCAGCTTGTCTGCCACGGGATCCAAAATCTTTCCGAGGTCTGACACCATATTGAATTTGCGGGCGATGAATCCGTCAATAATATCCGTTGCACCGGAGATTAAAATCACAGCCACTGCAGCAGAATATTCCTGCTTTCCTATATATAGCCACACGATCAGCGGAATCAGCGCCAAGCGTATCACACTTAATAAATTCGGTATCGTCAATACCTGATCTTTTCTGAATATCCTATGCATATGTAATATCTCCCATCGGCCTGTCGCCATTATAATATCGTTTATCTTCGCATTTATACAGCTGCCATTTCACTGTCCTGTTTTGCTTTTTCTGCCGGTGAAACGCATGACCGAACCGTATATTCCATGACTTCCGGTACAACTTCGCCGTCGATCTGAAGCGGTGCCGGCTCATTATATTTCACTTGAATGGTCTTTCCTTCCAGAATCGTCATCTGATTCGTATACTTCAGATGCTTGCCGCTGAAAATCGACGGAAAGATCATTAGTCCACGCAGTTTGCCGACATCGTGGAATATCAGAATGGATACCTTTCCGTCTTCACGTAATCTGTACTGCTCCGGCGTCGGCATCATACCCCCGCCATAGAACCTGCCGTTCATGACAGAGGCAAGCCACACTTTTTTATATTGATAGCGTTTGCCGTCAACAACGACGGTCACATTCTTGGGCTTATAGTGAAACAGCAACCCGGTGATGGCGATCTTCGTATAATTTACCGGCTTGGGCTTTTTCCTCTTCTTGTTTTCCTCTCGGAGCTTTTCTCCAACCTCACAACAATAACCGTCAATGCCGAAACCGACATTGTTCAGGAACAATTCAGACTTTCCTTTAACGCTTACACGAGGTAGCCGTTCAAAATATGGGTTGAGGCAAACCGTTGGATCCGAAAACGGTTTTTGCCCGACATCCCTCGCAAAATCGTTGCCGGTTCCCGTGGGGTAGTAGTAGAGCTTATTGGGAATGTTCATTCCGTTAACATCGTTGACAAAACGATTCAGGGTGCCGTCTCCGCCGCATAAGATCACAGTGTCATTCGGGTCTAATCCGTTAAAAAAAGTCTTATAACTGATGATGCGGCAAATATTGATCGCCACAGCCCCTTCATTGGCATCCTGCAAGGCTTTTACGGCTTTCTCGGTCTCCGGACCGCCTGCACAGGGATTATAAAGAATATATTTTTCAGACATAAGTTCATTACCTCCTCGAAGCATCGTCCCTGTTCTGTAAATTTATCAGTGCGTGCTTAATGTAAACTTTGATTCTGTTCCGGCTTTCAAGCGCCTGAAGTTTTCCTTATGCCGCAGCGCCACAAAAATAACGATTGCAGCGTCTATCAAAATTACGGATACAGGTGCTTTGAACAGCAGCAGAAGCAATGGGCTGCAGAGCGTCGCAGCAACAGTAGCAAGCGACATATATTTTGTGGTAAGCAGCAGTACAACCATCATTCCGGTCACGATCAGACCGACCCGCCAGTCTGTTACCCAAATCGTTGAAAGACTGACGAGAAATCCTTTGCCGCCTTTGAAGCCGTACCAGATCGGATAGGCATGTCCAAGAACAGCAAAAAGGCCTGTATAGACAGCCCCTAACTGATAAAGCCCCAGATATTTTTCAAACAGCTTTTGAATTCTTCAACGGAAACCTGCGCTGTCGTGATACGCTTTCCGCCACGGATCGTCTCGTAAAGTCTGTGTGCTTCTGCGGGTGTCCATGTGAGAAGCGCCGGAGACTCTTTGCCATCCTCGATCGTGGACATTCTGGCGTAGTCGATGTCGTATTTTTCGAGTTGCTCTGCGCTCAGGTCTGCGCAGGAATCGGTGATGATCTTAACTTTTCTCATGGTAAAAACTCCTTTTTATGTAATGAATCTTTGAAATGCTGCTTGCCGGTTAGAAAGAATCAAGCTTTTCCCGGATAAACCTCACTGCGTTTTCCGCATCCGTTTCATCGGGATGCCCCTCGGACAATTTTGCCTCGGAGATCATTTTTTTGATGGCAGGATCGTCTGGTTGCTGTGCGAACTGTCTTTGGATTTTGCTCAGCACCTCCTCCGCTATCTGACCTCGACACAGCAAAATGCCGCAATAGTCGCATTCGTCCGGCAGAAAAGGTTCGATCTTGCGCTCGATAAGCCGCTTGTATTCCTCACTTGGCTCTATGCCGCAGGTCACAAACAGGAATATCTTCTTTCCGGCCAGCCGGTCCAATGCGTCCATGACTTTTAGCGGGACTGTACCGTTGTTTATGCCGAATCCTACTAAATACACATCGGCCGCAAGGGTAACTTCTTCCTCTTGCAGGTTCGTCAAAAAAGCTTGATTTTCCGGAAGACGCTTTGCAATGCCGTATGCCAGCTTTTCTGTATTGCCTGATAAACTGTAATAGGCTATTTCATAGTTCAAGTCTGTCACTCCCTTAAAAACCGTTATTTCGACATTTTCTGCGGAGAGTGTAGCAAGCAATTCTAAACTGAAACGAAACTGCCCGGATTTTCAAAAGTTTCGTTTCAGTTTAGAATTTGAATATACGATAATGGTACTATGAAACACGGAAAGGGAAAAATCTCTATCGACCTCATCGAGGACGATCTGGTGTTCATCACCAACGGCTGCTGCACCGATACCTCCTGCTATGGCGACCAGACTCATGCACCCGATCTGTCCGGCATTGAAAACGGCAAGGGCGATTCCTGGGATATGTGGAAAGCTATCGCTGCTCAGGCCGAGCACGGCGAGTACGGCAACCCGGACAAATTCTGCTCCGATGTGGATGCCACCAACTGGATGAGCGCTACCGTCGCCACTTCCAATGAAGAGATCATTCAGCACATTATGAATGTTTGCAAGCGTGACCCGCGCTCCGGCAAGGTAACCACCGGCGGCATTGTCACCGTCAAGGACAGCACCGACAACTGGTATCTCTCCTGGACCATTAACCGCCAGCCGCAGTTCAAGTCCCAAGATAAGAACATGGTGCTTGTGTGGTTGTATTCTCTGAACACCAATAAGGAAGGCAACTATGTAAAGAAGGCCATGCGGGACTGCACTGGCGAGGAGGTCTGCCGTGAGTGGCTGTACCACATCGGCATGCCGACCGAAAAGATCGATGCGCTGGCACACGATGCCTGCAACACCACCACCTGCTTTATGCCGTATATCAATTCCTTCTTCCAGCCTCGTAAGGAGTCTGACCGTCCGAAGGTCGTGCCCGATGGCGCTGTGAACTTCGCCTTCATCGGTCAATTTGCCGAGACGCCCCGTGACACCATCTTCACCACCGAGTATTCCATGCGTACCGGTATGGAGTCGGTCTACACGCTGCTTGACATCGACCGCGGCGTGCCGGAGGTCTGGGGCAGCAAGTACGATGTGCGTGAGATCCTGCG
The genomic region above belongs to Vescimonas coprocola and contains:
- a CDS encoding lysophospholipid acyltransferase family protein, encoding MLRIRVYTSGLEKIPKNQKLMFVGNHRSNFDPIIEWLVLKPWDIAFISKGENFKIPFFGRIIRKCCFMPIDRENPRKALRTINKASDLLQSGEVSIGVYPEGTRSKTGELLPFHDGVFHIAKKAGTPIVVMSIRGTEQIHKNVLRRHSDVYLDIVQVIPASDVENGTTHTIGAEIRNMLLDSIKDK
- a CDS encoding CDP-alcohol phosphatidyltransferase family protein, which produces MHRIFRKDQVLTIPNLLSVIRLALIPLIVWLYIGKQEYSAAVAVILISGATDIIDGFIARKFNMVSDLGKILDPVADKLTQATVILCLTVKYRWMRGLIVLFVVKEIIMAVLGYMAIQKKDVVNSAKWYGKLNTVVLYLVMTCLILFPSISETVANVLIGICICVMLMSLTLYIRFYLNLFRTN
- a CDS encoding diacylglycerol/lipid kinase family protein; translated protein: MSEKYILYNPCAGGPETEKAVKALQDANEGAVAINICRIISYKTFFNGLDPNDTVILCGGDGTLNRFVNDVNGMNIPNKLYYYPTGTGNDFARDVGQKPFSDPTVCLNPYFERLPRVSVKGKSELFLNNVGFGIDGYCCEVGEKLREENKKRKKPKPVNYTKIAITGLLFHYKPKNVTVVVDGKRYQYKKVWLASVMNGRFYGGGMMPTPEQYRLREDGKVSILIFHDVGKLRGLMIFPSIFSGKHLKYTNQMTILEGKTIQVKYNEPAPLQIDGEVVPEVMEYTVRSCVSPAEKAKQDSEMAAV
- a CDS encoding glycerol-3-phosphate acyltransferase, translated to MQKLFEKYLGLYQLGAVYTGLFAVLGHAYPIWYGFKGGKGFLVSLSTIWVTDWRVGLIVTGMMVVLLLTTKYMSLATVAATLCSPLLLLLFKAPVSVILIDAAIVIFVALRHKENFRRLKAGTESKFTLSTH
- a CDS encoding DegV family protein codes for the protein MRKVKIITDSCADLSAEQLEKYDIDYARMSTIEDGKESPALLTWTPAEAHRLYETIRGGKRITTAQVSVEEFKSCLKNIWGFIS
- a CDS encoding flavodoxin family protein, which gives rise to MNYEIAYYSLSGNTEKLAYGIAKRLPENQAFLTNLQEEEVTLAADVYLVGFGINNGTVPLKVMDALDRLAGKKIFLFVTCGIEPSEEYKRLIERKIEPFLPDECDYCGILLCRGQIAEEVLSKIQRQFAQQPDDPAIKKMISEAKLSEGHPDETDAENAVRFIREKLDSF
- a CDS encoding oleate hydratase; this encodes MKHGKGKISIDLIEDDLVFITNGCCTDTSCYGDQTHAPDLSGIENGKGDSWDMWKAIAAQAEHGEYGNPDKFCSDVDATNWMSATVATSNEEIIQHIMNVCKRDPRSGKVTTGGIVTVKDSTDNWYLSWTINRQPQFKSQDKNMVLVWLYSLNTNKEGNYVKKAMRDCTGEEVCREWLYHIGMPTEKIDALAHDACNTTTCFMPYINSFFQPRKESDRPKVVPDGAVNFAFIGQFAETPRDTIFTTEYSMRTGMESVYTLLDIDRGVPEVWGSKYDVREILRACYYAIDKKPISEAPLSFKEKEMLKVVLKKVKGTDIEILLRESGLIE